Proteins encoded together in one Gemmatimonadota bacterium DH-78 window:
- a CDS encoding DegT/DnrJ/EryC1/StrS family aminotransferase, giving the protein MTDPPGVPLLDLTEQYHTLAPELDAAVARVVRSQRFVLGPEVDAFEAEFASYVGAPHAVGVASGTDALLLPLLALDPSPGDEVIVPAFTFFATAGAVWNAGFKPVFCDVDPRTFNVTVDTLEAVRTPRTRAAIPVHLFGQMAPMDEILAWAERAGITIIEDAAQSVGARMQTAAGPVMAGAAAPVSAFSFFPTKNLGAFGDAGMVTALDGEIAERVGKLRVHGGRQMYHHEMVGTNSRLDALQAAVLRVKLGHLDGWSEARRANAARYDEALGEVAEVLLPTVAPGHHHVYNQYTIRCRRRDELRAALAEQGIGSGVYYPVPLHLQECFSSLGGRRGRLPAAEQLCGEVLSLPIFPELGGDRLDRVAEAIQGFFGA; this is encoded by the coding sequence ATGACGGACCCGCCCGGAGTCCCCCTCCTCGACCTGACGGAGCAGTACCACACCCTCGCCCCCGAGCTCGACGCGGCCGTGGCCCGCGTGGTCCGCTCTCAGCGCTTCGTGCTGGGGCCCGAGGTGGACGCCTTCGAGGCCGAGTTCGCGAGCTACGTCGGCGCACCGCATGCCGTCGGGGTCGCGAGCGGGACCGACGCGCTCCTCCTGCCGCTGCTGGCGCTGGATCCGAGCCCGGGCGACGAGGTGATCGTGCCCGCCTTCACCTTCTTCGCCACGGCGGGCGCCGTCTGGAACGCCGGCTTCAAGCCGGTCTTCTGCGATGTGGATCCCCGCACCTTCAATGTCACGGTCGACACCCTGGAGGCGGTGCGGACCCCCCGCACCCGAGCGGCGATCCCCGTCCATCTGTTCGGGCAGATGGCGCCGATGGACGAGATTCTCGCCTGGGCCGAGCGCGCCGGGATCACGATCATCGAGGATGCGGCCCAGTCCGTGGGAGCCCGCATGCAGACCGCCGCGGGGCCCGTGATGGCCGGTGCGGCGGCGCCCGTGTCGGCCTTCTCCTTCTTTCCGACCAAGAACCTCGGGGCCTTCGGCGATGCCGGAATGGTGACCGCTCTCGACGGCGAGATCGCCGAACGCGTGGGCAAGCTGCGGGTGCACGGAGGTCGGCAGATGTACCACCACGAGATGGTGGGCACGAACTCCCGGCTCGACGCGCTGCAGGCCGCGGTGCTCCGGGTGAAGCTCGGGCACCTCGACGGGTGGAGCGAGGCGCGTCGGGCGAACGCCGCGCGCTACGACGAGGCGCTGGGCGAGGTGGCCGAGGTGCTGCTCCCCACCGTCGCGCCGGGGCACCACCACGTGTACAACCAGTACACCATCCGGTGTCGGCGGCGCGACGAGCTCCGCGCCGCGCTGGCGGAGCAGGGGATCGGGTCGGGGGTGTACTACCCGGTGCCGCTGCACCTGCAGGAGTGCTTCTCCAGCCTCGGGGGCCGGCGCGGCCGACTGCCGGCGGCGGAGCAGCTGTGCGGCGAGGTGCTCAGCCTGCCGATCTTCCCCGAACTCGGTGGCGATCGGCTGGATCGCGTGGCCGAGGCGATCCAGGGGTTCTTCGGGGCCTGA
- the bamD gene encoding outer membrane protein assembly factor BamD: protein MVLALTVGGCTSVPRWQGLTSAQLWTMAQEEFAAGEYGDAVETLERLILGSPGFEQAADAQMMLARAYYLDEKFILAQSEFTRFLDRHPGHPDAPSAALGMCRSNRELSPISQRDQTFTEQALQICRNVSSDWQGTAQADSAATVAAEMQVKLARKKYDTGAYYLRLGVPTAAVLYWEEVVALYPETEWAPAALTGIIDAYTQLGYDDEVEAARTRLLEGYPDSPQAREIGAERGTDGGA, encoded by the coding sequence ATGGTCCTGGCCCTGACGGTCGGCGGCTGTACCTCCGTGCCTCGCTGGCAGGGCCTGACCTCGGCCCAGCTGTGGACCATGGCGCAGGAGGAGTTCGCGGCGGGTGAGTACGGCGACGCGGTCGAGACTCTCGAGCGCCTCATTCTGGGCAGCCCCGGCTTCGAGCAGGCCGCCGATGCGCAGATGATGCTCGCGCGGGCGTACTACCTCGACGAGAAGTTCATTCTCGCTCAGTCGGAGTTCACCCGCTTTCTCGACCGGCATCCCGGCCACCCCGACGCTCCGTCGGCGGCGCTGGGCATGTGTCGGTCGAACCGCGAACTGTCGCCGATCTCCCAGCGCGATCAGACCTTCACCGAACAGGCGCTGCAGATCTGCCGCAACGTCTCGTCGGACTGGCAGGGCACCGCCCAGGCCGACTCGGCGGCGACGGTGGCGGCCGAGATGCAGGTCAAGCTGGCGCGCAAGAAGTACGATACGGGGGCCTACTATCTCCGCCTCGGGGTGCCGACCGCCGCCGTGCTGTACTGGGAAGAGGTGGTGGCCCTGTATCCGGAGACGGAGTGGGCCCCGGCCGCCCTCACGGGCATCATCGACGCCTACACCCAGCTCGGGTACGACGACGAGGTGGAGGCCGCGCGCACGCGTCTGCTGGAGGGGTATCCGGACTCGCCCCAGGCGCGGGAGATCGGAGCGGAGCGAGGAACGGACGGCGGTGCCTGA
- the nadD gene encoding nicotinate-nucleotide adenylyltransferase — translation MPDSRRVGVFGGTFDPPHVGHLVAARDAREALGLDEVRFVPAHRSPFKEGDAGTAPDVRWSMVACAVAEDDEFTVSRVEIDRPAPSYTVDTLRLLSEREPEVEWTLLLGVDQWASFADWKDPREIARLARIAVLTREGRNPASVDPGVPVDRTVVPVTRLDVSSSDLRERVASGRSIRHLVPEAVRAFIESKELYGPC, via the coding sequence GTGCCTGATTCGCGGCGAGTCGGAGTCTTCGGTGGTACCTTCGACCCCCCGCATGTCGGACATCTGGTAGCGGCCCGGGACGCCCGCGAGGCGCTCGGGCTCGACGAAGTGCGGTTCGTGCCCGCCCACCGATCGCCCTTCAAGGAGGGTGACGCGGGGACCGCCCCCGACGTCCGGTGGTCGATGGTGGCGTGTGCCGTGGCGGAGGACGACGAGTTCACCGTGAGTCGCGTAGAGATCGACCGGCCCGCGCCGTCGTACACGGTGGATACCCTGCGGCTGCTCAGCGAACGGGAGCCGGAGGTGGAGTGGACGCTGCTGCTCGGAGTCGATCAGTGGGCGTCGTTCGCAGACTGGAAGGACCCCCGCGAGATCGCGCGTCTGGCGCGAATCGCCGTTCTGACTCGAGAGGGTCGGAACCCCGCATCGGTCGACCCCGGTGTGCCGGTGGATCGGACCGTGGTGCCGGTCACGCGATTGGACGTATCGTCGTCCGACCTGCGTGAACGGGTGGCCTCGGGACGGAGCATCCGACACCTGGTTCCCGAAGCGGTTCGCGCGTTCATCGAATCGAAGGAACTGTACGGCCCATGCTGA
- the secA gene encoding preprotein translocase subunit SecA, whose product MLKSLVKTIIGNRHDREVKKLQPVVDEINRIYEGLSSLSDDQLRGKTDEFRARIREATAEIEEQIAELRTRKGQSEDPEEREQLSVELGTLEADALDAIEQTLEDILPEAFAVVKEACRRLQGQTVEFAGTSAVWNMVPYDVQLIGGISLHRGKVAEMQTGEGKTLVATMPLYLNALAGKGAHLVTVNSYLATRDAEWMSAIYGFLGLTVDVIDKYQPGSPERREAYGADITYGTNNEYGFDYLRDNMVHTLEQRVQRGHHYAIIDEVDSILIDEARTPLIISGPVGRDTATPFKQYNPLVKSLFSKQLRLTNDLVSQAEADLAEGNTFEAGEKLLAVKRGTPRHKRLLKMFADDPSLQTLVQKVEADYMREKRLHDIDEMLLFAMDEKGHNVHLSEAGLDELSPNDSEAFVVPDLSEAIGAIEHDESLTVDERRARLAEMEEAYAAKNQKLHVIHQLLKAYALYQKDEKYIIGEDGSVVIVDEFTGRQMAGRRWSDGLHQAVEAKEGVEIKGETQTLATITIQNYFRMYDKLAGMTGTAETEENEFHQIYDLDVMVIPTNRPVVRDDRNDLIFRTKREKYNAILDEIERLHKLELPVLVGTTNVEVSETLSRMLKRRGLPHNVLNAKQHKRESEIVAEAGRPGAVTIATNMAGRGTDIKLGDGVRDDRTVDWARERELDLFEVQPVDPTRYDEKVESRSGDTLVEDGGLHIIGSERHESRRIDRQLRGRAGRQGDPGATQFFLSLEDDLMRLFGGMERIANAMEKMGAEEGEVITHGLVTKSIERAQKRVEGNNFEARKRLLDYDDVMNQQREVVYDLRLFALQGGEDLKGEMWEMIEGSIRHLIDEYVPAHESPERWELAGLRRRMLMDFFVVVDRLPEEEDPDHTFDREEVADVALEATRSHFHRKIEGFGELGERVMSYILLSTIDDKWKDHLYDLDHLKASIGFRGWGQKDPLVEYKKEAFDMFVDLMADLRTTVTRNFFRAQVTTQPPRPMPRAQRMTLSGPGEGDAAAGAGASAGARPAAPAPRGPRVEDTGIAARARADSGPAAAGLGPATDVSRLATNRGEEAAKSNEPATASDEPGRNDPCPCGSGKKYKKCCGRAG is encoded by the coding sequence ATGCTGAAGTCGCTCGTCAAGACCATCATCGGCAACCGCCACGACCGCGAGGTGAAGAAGCTTCAGCCGGTCGTGGACGAGATCAACCGCATCTACGAAGGGCTCTCGTCGCTCTCCGACGACCAGCTGCGCGGCAAGACGGACGAGTTCCGCGCGCGGATCCGGGAGGCCACCGCCGAGATCGAGGAGCAGATCGCCGAGCTCCGCACCCGCAAGGGTCAGTCGGAAGACCCCGAGGAGCGCGAGCAGCTGTCGGTGGAACTCGGAACCCTCGAGGCCGATGCCCTCGACGCGATCGAGCAAACCCTCGAGGACATTCTCCCCGAGGCCTTCGCGGTCGTGAAGGAGGCCTGTCGCCGGCTCCAGGGGCAGACCGTGGAGTTCGCCGGCACCTCCGCCGTCTGGAACATGGTGCCGTACGACGTCCAGCTCATCGGCGGCATCTCGCTCCATCGCGGCAAGGTGGCCGAGATGCAGACGGGAGAGGGGAAGACGCTCGTCGCCACGATGCCGCTCTATCTCAACGCCCTCGCCGGGAAGGGCGCGCATCTGGTGACGGTGAACAGCTATCTCGCCACCCGTGACGCCGAGTGGATGAGCGCCATCTACGGCTTTCTCGGCCTCACCGTCGACGTGATCGACAAGTATCAGCCCGGGTCGCCGGAGCGCCGCGAGGCCTACGGGGCCGACATCACCTACGGAACGAACAACGAGTACGGCTTCGACTACCTGCGCGACAACATGGTGCACACGCTCGAGCAGCGGGTGCAGCGGGGCCACCACTACGCGATCATCGACGAGGTGGACTCGATCCTGATCGACGAGGCGCGGACGCCCCTCATCATCTCGGGGCCGGTGGGTCGCGACACCGCCACCCCCTTCAAGCAGTACAACCCGCTGGTGAAGTCGCTCTTCAGCAAGCAGCTCCGCCTCACCAACGACCTCGTGTCGCAGGCCGAGGCGGACCTGGCCGAGGGCAACACCTTCGAGGCCGGCGAGAAGCTGCTGGCGGTCAAGCGGGGCACCCCGCGTCACAAGCGGCTCCTCAAGATGTTCGCGGACGATCCGTCGCTGCAGACGCTCGTCCAGAAGGTGGAAGCCGACTACATGCGCGAGAAGCGGCTCCACGACATCGACGAGATGCTGCTGTTCGCCATGGACGAGAAGGGGCACAACGTGCACCTCTCCGAGGCGGGCCTCGACGAGCTGTCGCCGAACGATTCCGAGGCCTTCGTGGTGCCGGATCTCTCGGAGGCCATCGGGGCGATCGAGCACGACGAGTCGCTCACGGTCGACGAGCGCCGGGCCCGGCTGGCGGAGATGGAGGAGGCCTACGCCGCGAAGAACCAGAAGCTGCACGTGATCCACCAGCTCCTGAAGGCGTACGCCCTCTACCAGAAGGACGAAAAGTACATCATCGGCGAGGACGGCAGCGTCGTGATCGTCGACGAGTTCACCGGGCGGCAGATGGCGGGGCGCCGCTGGAGCGACGGGCTCCACCAGGCCGTCGAGGCCAAGGAGGGGGTCGAGATCAAGGGCGAAACGCAGACGCTCGCCACGATCACGATTCAGAACTACTTCCGCATGTACGACAAGCTGGCCGGCATGACGGGAACGGCGGAGACCGAGGAGAACGAGTTCCACCAGATCTACGACCTCGACGTGATGGTCATTCCGACCAACCGTCCGGTCGTCCGCGACGATCGCAACGATCTGATCTTCCGCACCAAGCGGGAGAAGTACAACGCGATCCTCGACGAGATCGAGCGGCTTCACAAGCTGGAGCTGCCGGTGCTGGTCGGAACGACGAACGTCGAGGTGTCGGAGACGCTGTCGCGCATGCTCAAGCGTCGGGGACTCCCGCACAACGTGCTCAACGCGAAGCAGCACAAGCGCGAGTCGGAGATCGTGGCCGAGGCCGGACGGCCCGGGGCGGTCACGATCGCGACGAACATGGCGGGGCGGGGCACCGACATCAAACTGGGCGACGGGGTGCGAGACGACCGCACCGTGGACTGGGCCCGCGAGCGCGAACTCGATCTCTTCGAGGTGCAGCCGGTCGATCCCACTCGGTACGACGAGAAGGTGGAGTCGCGCAGTGGCGATACCCTGGTCGAGGACGGCGGTCTGCACATCATCGGATCGGAGCGGCACGAGTCCCGCCGCATCGATCGACAGCTGCGCGGCCGTGCGGGGCGTCAGGGCGACCCGGGCGCGACGCAGTTCTTCCTCTCGCTCGAAGACGATCTCATGCGGCTCTTCGGCGGCATGGAGCGGATCGCCAACGCGATGGAGAAGATGGGGGCCGAGGAGGGCGAGGTGATCACCCACGGCCTCGTCACGAAGTCGATCGAGCGGGCGCAGAAGCGGGTCGAGGGCAACAACTTCGAAGCGCGGAAGCGGCTGCTCGACTACGACGACGTCATGAACCAGCAGCGCGAGGTGGTCTACGACCTCCGCCTCTTCGCCCTCCAGGGGGGCGAGGATCTCAAGGGTGAGATGTGGGAGATGATCGAGGGGTCGATCCGCCACCTCATCGACGAGTACGTGCCCGCACACGAGTCGCCGGAGCGATGGGAACTCGCCGGGCTGCGTCGCCGCATGCTGATGGACTTCTTCGTGGTGGTGGATCGCCTTCCCGAGGAGGAGGACCCGGACCACACCTTCGACCGCGAAGAGGTGGCCGACGTGGCGCTCGAGGCCACGCGCAGCCACTTCCACCGCAAGATCGAGGGCTTCGGGGAGCTGGGCGAGCGGGTGATGAGCTACATCCTGCTCTCCACGATCGACGACAAGTGGAAGGACCACCTCTACGATCTCGACCACCTGAAGGCGTCGATCGGCTTCCGGGGGTGGGGGCAGAAGGACCCGCTGGTGGAGTACAAGAAGGAGGCCTTCGACATGTTCGTCGATCTCATGGCCGACCTGCGGACCACCGTCACCCGCAACTTCTTCCGCGCTCAGGTCACCACGCAGCCGCCCCGGCCGATGCCGCGGGCTCAGCGGATGACGCTGTCGGGTCCGGGCGAGGGCGATGCGGCGGCGGGGGCCGGGGCCTCGGCCGGCGCGCGTCCGGCCGCCCCGGCGCCGCGCGGTCCGCGGGTGGAAGACACCGGGATCGCCGCGCGGGCGCGGGCGGACAGCGGGCCCGCCGCGGCGGGACTCGGGCCGGCCACCGACGTGAGCCGACTCGCGACCAACCGGGGCGAAGAGGCCGCGAAGTCGAACGAGCCGGCCACCGCCTCCGACGAGCCCGGCCGCAACGATCCCTGCCCCTGCGGCAGCGGTAAGAAGTACAAGAAGTGCTGCGGCCGGGCCGGCTGA
- a CDS encoding bifunctional (p)ppGpp synthetase/guanosine-3',5'-bis(diphosphate) 3'-pyrophosphohydrolase: MALTSTGTTTTPTIRGLPRPLARTLEAYADRLDVDMIRTAYDLAVECHAGQVRASGEDFVTHTVEVATILGGLRLDTATIVAGLVHDIVEDTAFTLAELSERFGPEVAALVDGVTKIGKVQFRSHTEQQVENYRKLLLSMAEDARVILVKLADRLHNMRTLQHLPDNKRRRIALETREIYGPLAHRLGIFSIKWELEDLAFKFLEPDAYEDLTHKIQQRRKERERQILELKMPLEEELRRHDIPAEVTGRPKHLWSIYNKMRKRGLPYEEIYDLMAMRIITDSIQNCYGALGVIHSRWAPVQERFHDYIATPKSNMYRSLHTTVVGPQGRRYEIQIRTEEMHRTAEYGIAAHWKYKEGGPGARDEVDEALTWFRQVLEWQQDTNEPEEFMEFLRMDLFQGEIFVFTPKGEVKQLPTKATPIDFAFAVHTEVGLHCAGAKVNGRIAPLSRELRNGDTVEIITNPRQWPNRDWLAFVKTSRARGRVRQWIRKQEFDSANDLGKEFLDRELKKARTDRPPEQELARAAEELGYPDFDHVHAALGRGDIGPTAVLRALFPGEDPVEMTKRQPSALQRLAEKLIRTNKGVRIQGMENLMVRYSQCCQPVPGDDVIGYVTRGRGVSIHRADCPNILNLPDPERRIDIEWAAEKGDRFMVRVYMRGTDRRGLLSDVAKAITDTGTDIQHADMNTVDGGMNGEFVIEVGDLTHLKKVLKSIGRVKGVLGVERRESFQGTDLAL, from the coding sequence ATGGCTCTGACCTCCACCGGCACCACCACGACCCCGACGATCCGGGGTCTGCCCCGTCCGCTCGCGCGGACGCTGGAGGCGTACGCGGATCGGCTGGACGTGGACATGATCCGCACCGCATACGACCTGGCCGTGGAGTGCCATGCGGGGCAGGTGCGGGCGTCGGGCGAGGACTTCGTGACGCACACCGTCGAGGTGGCGACGATTCTCGGGGGACTCCGCCTCGACACCGCCACCATCGTGGCGGGGCTGGTTCACGACATCGTCGAGGACACCGCCTTCACCCTCGCCGAGCTCTCGGAGCGCTTCGGCCCCGAGGTGGCGGCGCTGGTCGACGGCGTGACCAAGATCGGCAAGGTGCAGTTCCGGTCGCACACCGAGCAGCAGGTGGAGAACTACCGCAAGCTGCTTCTGTCGATGGCCGAGGATGCGCGTGTGATTCTCGTGAAGCTGGCAGACCGGCTCCACAACATGCGCACCCTTCAGCACCTGCCCGACAACAAGCGCCGGCGCATCGCGCTCGAGACCCGCGAGATCTACGGGCCGCTGGCCCACCGACTCGGCATCTTCTCGATCAAGTGGGAGCTCGAGGATCTGGCCTTCAAGTTCCTGGAGCCGGACGCCTACGAGGATCTCACCCACAAGATCCAGCAGCGCCGCAAGGAGCGGGAGCGCCAGATCCTCGAGCTGAAGATGCCGCTCGAAGAGGAGCTGCGTCGCCACGACATCCCGGCCGAGGTGACCGGGCGTCCGAAGCATCTGTGGTCGATCTACAACAAGATGCGGAAGCGGGGTCTGCCGTACGAGGAGATCTACGACCTCATGGCGATGCGGATCATCACCGACTCCATCCAGAACTGCTACGGGGCGCTCGGGGTGATCCACTCCCGGTGGGCGCCGGTGCAGGAGCGGTTCCACGACTACATCGCCACCCCGAAGTCGAACATGTACCGCTCGCTCCACACCACGGTCGTGGGGCCGCAGGGGCGCCGGTACGAGATCCAGATCCGCACCGAGGAGATGCACCGCACGGCGGAGTACGGAATCGCCGCGCACTGGAAGTACAAGGAGGGGGGACCGGGGGCCCGCGACGAGGTCGACGAGGCGCTGACCTGGTTTCGGCAGGTGCTCGAGTGGCAGCAGGACACCAACGAGCCGGAGGAGTTCATGGAGTTCCTCCGCATGGACCTCTTCCAGGGCGAGATCTTCGTCTTCACGCCCAAGGGCGAGGTGAAACAGCTCCCGACGAAAGCCACCCCGATCGACTTCGCCTTCGCGGTGCACACCGAAGTGGGACTCCACTGCGCCGGGGCGAAGGTGAACGGGCGCATCGCGCCGCTGTCGCGCGAGCTTCGCAACGGAGACACGGTCGAGATCATCACGAACCCGCGCCAGTGGCCGAACCGCGACTGGCTCGCCTTCGTGAAGACGTCGCGGGCGCGCGGGCGCGTGCGCCAGTGGATCCGGAAGCAGGAGTTCGACTCGGCCAACGATCTCGGCAAGGAGTTCCTCGATCGCGAGCTGAAGAAGGCGCGCACCGACCGCCCCCCCGAGCAGGAACTCGCGCGGGCGGCCGAGGAACTCGGGTATCCGGACTTCGACCACGTGCACGCGGCGCTCGGCCGCGGAGACATCGGACCGACGGCGGTGTTGCGCGCCCTCTTCCCGGGCGAAGACCCGGTGGAGATGACGAAGCGTCAGCCGAGCGCCCTGCAGCGGCTGGCCGAGAAGCTGATCCGCACCAACAAGGGGGTGCGGATCCAGGGGATGGAGAACCTGATGGTTCGCTATTCCCAGTGCTGCCAGCCGGTGCCCGGCGACGACGTGATCGGCTACGTCACGCGCGGGCGCGGCGTATCGATTCACCGCGCCGACTGCCCCAACATCCTGAATCTGCCCGACCCCGAGCGCCGCATCGACATCGAGTGGGCGGCGGAGAAGGGCGACCGCTTCATGGTGCGCGTCTACATGCGGGGCACGGATCGGCGCGGGCTGCTCTCCGATGTGGCCAAGGCGATCACCGACACCGGCACCGACATCCAGCACGCCGACATGAACACGGTGGACGGGGGAATGAACGGAGAGTTCGTGATCGAGGTCGGTGACCTCACCCACCTGAAGAAGGTGCTCAAGTCGATCGGGCGGGTGAAAGGCGTGCTCGGGGTGGAGCGCCGCGAGAGCTTCCAGGGCACCGACCTGGCCCTCTGA
- the uvrB gene encoding excinuclease ABC subunit UvrB — translation MALFELESAYSPAGDQPTAIRELSAGLERGDKHQVLLGATGTGKTFSIAHVIAEHGRPTLVMSHNKTLAAQLYGELKSLFPRNAVEYFISYYDYYQPEAYVPSTDTYIEKDSSINEDIERLRLRATSSLMEREDVIVVASVSCIYGLGNPRDYRELMMHVQVGEEKPRKAILEGLVAIQYSRNDYLFERGTFRVRGDTVEVFPAYEEQAVRIELWGDEVERITRFDPLTGEAIVQLDRAAIYPASHYVTRRRTIDQMIPLVQRELADQVLNFQSQGRLLEAQRIEQRTNFDIEMMREIGTCPGIENYSLYTSGRKPGERPACLYDYFPEDFLLIVDESHVSIPQIGGMYKGDRARKTTLIDHGFRLPSALDNRPLKGEEWESMINQAIFVSATPGVWELEQAGGVVVEQIIRPTGLIDPEVDIRPVKGQVDDLLAEIRVREKRGERVLVTTLTKRMAEDLSEYLASVGVRVRYMHSDIDAIERMDILRALRLGKIDVLVGINLLREGLDLPEVSLVAILDADKEGFLRDGRSLIQTIGRAARNVNGRAILYADKITRSMQSCLDETNRRREIQIAHNEEHGITPETVRKSVEQIEFSTRVADARHDPAKVAEPSQSYADEVDREAWLKILEAEMAQAAEALDFERAALLRDQIFTLKNELSGS, via the coding sequence ATGGCGCTCTTCGAACTGGAGTCCGCCTACTCGCCCGCCGGGGACCAGCCGACCGCGATCCGGGAGCTGAGCGCCGGCCTGGAGCGGGGGGACAAGCACCAGGTGCTGCTCGGGGCCACGGGGACCGGCAAGACCTTCTCGATCGCCCACGTGATCGCGGAGCACGGCCGCCCGACGCTGGTGATGAGCCACAACAAGACGTTGGCCGCGCAGCTCTACGGGGAGTTGAAGTCGCTCTTTCCGCGGAACGCGGTCGAGTACTTCATCAGCTACTACGACTACTACCAGCCCGAGGCCTACGTCCCCTCCACGGACACCTACATCGAGAAGGACTCGTCGATCAACGAGGACATCGAGCGGCTGCGGCTGCGGGCGACCTCCTCGCTGATGGAGCGCGAGGACGTGATCGTGGTGGCCTCGGTCTCCTGCATCTACGGCCTCGGAAACCCGCGGGACTACCGCGAGCTGATGATGCACGTGCAGGTGGGCGAGGAAAAGCCGCGCAAGGCGATCCTCGAGGGGTTGGTGGCGATCCAGTACTCGCGCAACGACTACCTCTTCGAGCGCGGCACCTTCCGCGTGCGCGGCGACACCGTCGAGGTCTTTCCCGCCTACGAGGAGCAGGCGGTGCGGATCGAGCTGTGGGGCGACGAGGTGGAGCGCATCACCCGCTTCGACCCGCTGACCGGCGAGGCGATCGTCCAGCTCGACCGGGCCGCGATCTACCCGGCGAGTCACTACGTGACGCGCCGTCGCACGATCGACCAGATGATTCCGCTCGTACAGCGGGAGCTGGCCGACCAGGTGTTGAACTTCCAGTCGCAGGGGCGGCTGCTCGAGGCGCAGCGCATCGAGCAGCGTACGAACTTCGACATCGAGATGATGCGCGAGATCGGCACCTGCCCGGGCATCGAGAACTACTCGCTCTACACCTCGGGCCGCAAACCGGGCGAACGCCCGGCCTGCCTGTACGACTACTTCCCCGAGGACTTCCTGCTCATCGTGGACGAGAGCCACGTGTCGATCCCTCAGATCGGCGGGATGTACAAGGGGGACCGCGCGCGGAAGACCACCCTCATCGATCACGGCTTCCGTCTGCCTTCGGCGCTCGACAATCGACCGCTGAAGGGGGAGGAGTGGGAGTCGATGATCAACCAGGCCATCTTCGTGTCGGCCACCCCCGGCGTGTGGGAGCTGGAGCAGGCGGGGGGCGTGGTGGTCGAGCAGATCATCCGACCCACCGGGCTGATCGACCCCGAGGTGGACATCCGGCCGGTGAAGGGCCAGGTGGACGACCTGCTCGCGGAGATCCGGGTGCGGGAGAAGCGCGGGGAGCGGGTGCTGGTGACCACCCTCACCAAGCGGATGGCCGAGGATCTGTCGGAGTACCTCGCCTCGGTGGGCGTGCGGGTGCGCTACATGCACTCCGACATCGACGCGATCGAGCGCATGGACATCCTGCGCGCGTTGCGGTTGGGCAAGATCGACGTGCTCGTGGGCATCAACCTGCTGCGCGAGGGACTCGACCTGCCCGAGGTGTCGCTGGTGGCGATTCTCGACGCGGACAAGGAGGGCTTTCTCCGCGACGGTCGCTCGCTGATCCAGACCATCGGGCGCGCGGCCCGCAACGTGAACGGACGGGCGATCCTGTACGCGGACAAGATCACCCGCTCGATGCAGAGCTGCCTCGACGAAACCAATCGGCGGCGCGAGATCCAGATCGCCCACAACGAGGAGCACGGCATCACCCCCGAGACCGTGCGCAAGAGTGTGGAGCAGATCGAGTTCTCCACCCGGGTGGCCGATGCGCGCCACGACCCCGCGAAGGTGGCCGAGCCGTCGCAGAGCTACGCCGACGAGGTCGACCGCGAGGCCTGGCTGAAGATTCTCGAGGCGGAGATGGCGCAGGCGGCCGAGGCGCTCGATTTCGAGCGGGCGGCGCTGCTGCGCGATCAGATCTTCACCCTGAAGAACGAGCTCTCCGGGTCGTGA
- the tsaE gene encoding tRNA (adenosine(37)-N6)-threonylcarbamoyltransferase complex ATPase subunit type 1 TsaE — translation MIEGGALTQDELERWGRAIGAAARPPLMLALDGPLGAGKSVLARSIARGAGVTGSVPSPTYTLVQSYELGGGRRLVHMDLYRLGHPDEVIELGWDDLVSDPEALVVVEWAERAGEHLPGDRWAISLAPVEGEPELRRLDGRAIGAPGPLPARDGVGR, via the coding sequence GTGATCGAGGGCGGCGCGCTGACGCAGGACGAACTCGAGCGGTGGGGGCGGGCCATCGGCGCCGCGGCCCGGCCGCCCCTGATGCTGGCGCTCGACGGTCCCCTGGGGGCGGGCAAGTCCGTGCTCGCCCGCAGCATCGCACGCGGGGCCGGGGTGACCGGCTCGGTGCCCTCTCCCACCTACACCCTCGTGCAGAGCTACGAGCTCGGCGGGGGGCGGCGACTGGTGCACATGGACCTGTACCGACTGGGCCATCCCGACGAGGTGATCGAACTGGGGTGGGACGACCTGGTGTCGGACCCCGAGGCGCTGGTGGTGGTGGAGTGGGCGGAGCGCGCGGGTGAGCACCTTCCCGGCGATCGCTGGGCGATCTCGCTCGCCCCGGTCGAGGGCGAGCCGGAGCTCCGGCGGCTCGACGGCCGCGCGATCGGGGCGCCGGGCCCGCTGCCGGCGCGCGACGGGGTGGGGCGATGA